From Camelina sativa cultivar DH55 chromosome 7, Cs, whole genome shotgun sequence, one genomic window encodes:
- the LOC109125503 gene encoding uncharacterized protein LOC109125503: MKNRIFAEVAPKKKNRIYGVGTMQTEASSAQVVLTPTPTEDPVILAEKLSQAEAVLASQSTQLEDYALKLQQNTQKMHCYDAYFDYLSEKDPEFAAKFPRPETAATNETGAGDTGPETGAGGITRPT; this comes from the exons ATGAAGAACCGAATTTTTGCTGAG gttgctccgaagaagaaaaataggatATATGGAGTCGGTACTATGCAAACtgaagcatcttcagctcaaGTTGTTCTGACGCCTACTCCGACTGAAGATCCAGTCATTCTAGCTGAGAAGCTTTCTCAGGCCGAAGCTGTTCTTGCGAGTCAGTCTACTCAGCTAGAagattatgcattgaagttgcaACAAAATACTCAGAAGATGCATTGCTACGATGCCTACTTCGATTATCTATCTGAGAAGGACCCTGAATTTGCTGCAAAATTTCCCCGACCTGAGACTGCTGCCACCAATGAGACCGGAGCAGGAGATACCGGACCTGAGACCGGAGCAGGAGGTATCACCAGACCAACTTAG